One Pyrus communis chromosome 13, drPyrComm1.1, whole genome shotgun sequence genomic window carries:
- the LOC137712707 gene encoding uncharacterized protein isoform X1 — translation MDIEEEIRSLQLDSEEDNGVVKPDEAMPEVENESKMEEDPREEIHTQSDQSVVVEHKGKAKEIPEPEEEHDDIELDRKRHLNVVFIGHVDAGKSTTGGQILFLSGQVDDRTIQKYEKEAKDKSRESWYMAYIMDTNEEEREKGKTVEVGRAHFETETSRFTILDAPGHKSYVPNMISGASQADVGVLVISARKGEFETGYERGGQTREHVQLAKTLGVSKLLVVVNKMDDPTVNWSKERYDEIGSKMVPFLKASGYNVKKDVQFLPMSGLIGSNIKTRVDKSVCSWWDGPCLFEVLDSIEIPLRDPKGSFRMPIIDRFKDMGTVVMGKVESGSVREGDSLVIMPNKVPVKAVALYIDDDRVKRAGPGENLRVRLSGIEDEDILSGFVLSSVANPIPAVTEFFAQLQILELLDNAILTAGYKAVLHIHSVVEECEIIELVSQMDPKTKKPMKKHIRFVKNGAVVVCKIQVGNMICIEKFADFPQLGRFTLRTEGKTIAVGKVIDQPTNYRNRSSA, via the exons ATGG ATATCGAGGAGGAAATCCGATCGTTACAGCTTGATTCGGAAG AAGATAATGGGGTTGTTAAACCAGACGAAGCAATGCCGGAAGTAGAGAACGAGAGTAAGATGGAGGAAG ATCCCAGGGAAGAGATTCATACGCAGTCTGATCAGTCAGTTGTAGTTGAGCATAAAG GGAAAGCGAAGGAAATCCCAGAGCCTGAAGAAGAACATGATGACATTGAATTAGATAGGAAGAGGCACTTGAATGTTGTTTTTATTGGCCATGTTG ATGCTGGAAAATCCACAACAGGAGGCCAAATTCTTTTCCTTAGTGGTCAGGTTGATGATCGTACGatccaaaaatatgaaaaagaagCAAAGGACAAAAGTAGGGAAAGCTG GTATATGGCATATATTATGGATACCaatgaagaagagagagagaag GGTAAAACAGTTGAAGTTGGGCGGGCCCACTTTGAAACCGAAACATCAAGATTTACAATCTTGGATGCACCC GGCCACAAAAGTTATGTTCCAAATATGATCAGTGGTGCATCTCAAGCTGATGTAGGAGTACTG GTAATTTCTGCTCGgaaaggagaatttgaaactgggTATGAGAGGGGTGGGCAGACCCGTGAACACGTTCAACTTGCTAAGACGTTGGGTGTGTCTAAGTTGCTTGTTGTTGTGAATAAAATGGATGATCCTACTGTGAACTGGTCAAAAGAAAG GTATGATGAAATTGGGTCAAAGATGGTGCCATTCCTTAAAGCATCAGGCTACAATGTGAAAAAAG ATGTGCAATTTCTGCCTATGTCTGGCCTGATTGGTTCAAATATAAAAACCAGAGTGGATAAAAGTGTATGTTCGTGGTGGGATGGTCCCTGCCTTTTCGAAGTCCTTGATTCTATTGAAATTCCTCTACGAGATCCTAAAGGTTCATTCAG GATGCCTATCATAGACAGATTCAAGGACATGGGAACAGTTGTTATGGGCAAAGTGGAATCTGGGTCAGTGCGTGAAGGGGATTCGTTGGTTATCATGCCAAATAAG GTTCCAGTGAAGGCTGTTGCTCTATACATTGATGATGATAGGGTGAAACGTGCGGGCCCAGGTGAAAATCTACGGGTTAGATTATCGGGCATTGAGGATGAAGATATATTGTCAGGCTTTGTCTTGTCGAGTGTTG CAAATCCAATACCTGCTGTAACAGAATTTTTTGCCCAGTTGCAGATCCTTGAACTGCTGGACAAT GCAATCTTGACGGCTGGCTATAAAGCTGTCCTGCATATTCACTCGGTTGTTGAAGAATGTGAGATTATTGAGCTTGTAAGTCAAATGGATCCGAAGACGAAGAAACCTATGAAAAAGCATATTCGTTTTGTCAAGAATGGTGCCGTTGTTGTGTGCAAGATTCAG
- the LOC137712707 gene encoding uncharacterized protein isoform X2, whose amino-acid sequence MDIEEEIRSLQLDSEAEDNGVVKPDEAMPEVENESKMEEDPREEIHTQSDQSVVVEHKGKAKEIPEPEEEHDDIELDRKRHLNVVFIGHVDAGKSTTGGQILFLSGQVDDRTIQKYEKEAKDKSRESWYMAYIMDTNEEEREKGKTVEVGRAHFETETSRFTILDAPGHKSYVPNMISGASQADVGVLVISARKGEFETGYERGGQTREHVQLAKTLGVSKLLVVVNKMDDPTVNWSKERYDEIGSKMVPFLKASGYNVKKDVQFLPMSGLIGSNIKTRVDKSVCSWWDGPCLFEVLDSIEIPLRDPKGSFRMPIIDRFKDMGTVVMGKVESGSVREGDSLVIMPNKVPVKAVALYIDDDRVKRAGPGENLRVRLSGIEDEDILSGFVLSSVANPIPAVTEFFAQLQILELLDNAILTAGYKAVLHIHSVVEECEIIELVSQMDPKTKKPMKKHIRFVKNGAVVVCKIQVGNMICIEKFADFPQLGRFTLRTEGKTIAVGKVIDQPTNYRNRSSA is encoded by the exons ATGG ATATCGAGGAGGAAATCCGATCGTTACAGCTTGATTCGGAAG CAGAAGATAATGGGGTTGTTAAACCAGACGAAGCAATGCCGGAAGTAGAGAACGAGAGTAAGATGGAGGAAG ATCCCAGGGAAGAGATTCATACGCAGTCTGATCAGTCAGTTGTAGTTGAGCATAAAG GGAAAGCGAAGGAAATCCCAGAGCCTGAAGAAGAACATGATGACATTGAATTAGATAGGAAGAGGCACTTGAATGTTGTTTTTATTGGCCATGTTG ATGCTGGAAAATCCACAACAGGAGGCCAAATTCTTTTCCTTAGTGGTCAGGTTGATGATCGTACGatccaaaaatatgaaaaagaagCAAAGGACAAAAGTAGGGAAAGCTG GTATATGGCATATATTATGGATACCaatgaagaagagagagagaag GGTAAAACAGTTGAAGTTGGGCGGGCCCACTTTGAAACCGAAACATCAAGATTTACAATCTTGGATGCACCC GGCCACAAAAGTTATGTTCCAAATATGATCAGTGGTGCATCTCAAGCTGATGTAGGAGTACTG GTAATTTCTGCTCGgaaaggagaatttgaaactgggTATGAGAGGGGTGGGCAGACCCGTGAACACGTTCAACTTGCTAAGACGTTGGGTGTGTCTAAGTTGCTTGTTGTTGTGAATAAAATGGATGATCCTACTGTGAACTGGTCAAAAGAAAG GTATGATGAAATTGGGTCAAAGATGGTGCCATTCCTTAAAGCATCAGGCTACAATGTGAAAAAAG ATGTGCAATTTCTGCCTATGTCTGGCCTGATTGGTTCAAATATAAAAACCAGAGTGGATAAAAGTGTATGTTCGTGGTGGGATGGTCCCTGCCTTTTCGAAGTCCTTGATTCTATTGAAATTCCTCTACGAGATCCTAAAGGTTCATTCAG GATGCCTATCATAGACAGATTCAAGGACATGGGAACAGTTGTTATGGGCAAAGTGGAATCTGGGTCAGTGCGTGAAGGGGATTCGTTGGTTATCATGCCAAATAAG GTTCCAGTGAAGGCTGTTGCTCTATACATTGATGATGATAGGGTGAAACGTGCGGGCCCAGGTGAAAATCTACGGGTTAGATTATCGGGCATTGAGGATGAAGATATATTGTCAGGCTTTGTCTTGTCGAGTGTTG CAAATCCAATACCTGCTGTAACAGAATTTTTTGCCCAGTTGCAGATCCTTGAACTGCTGGACAAT GCAATCTTGACGGCTGGCTATAAAGCTGTCCTGCATATTCACTCGGTTGTTGAAGAATGTGAGATTATTGAGCTTGTAAGTCAAATGGATCCGAAGACGAAGAAACCTATGAAAAAGCATATTCGTTTTGTCAAGAATGGTGCCGTTGTTGTGTGCAAGATTCAG